GCTATTAATACACGATGCTGACAAAGAGTGTGACATACAATTAATGCTTCCCTTTTACTATTAATTTCTTTACTATAAAATATATTAAGCATAGTGGGTAATGTCGAAGTCCTTTTGGATAGGGATAACTATGGAGTTAGgcaatgtttgaattttgttaccCCTTTTTTATTAAATGTTGGAAAGCTTTGCTTTCATAACCATATCACTTCACCTCTGTTCTTTTATTAACTATACACTACAATTTGTGTATATTTATGATCTATGTGAGAAATTTATGTAAcaaatatttttactaaaattttatatACAACTTAATTGATGCTTTGATTATAATTAGACTTGATTTTGGATCGAGTCATCCATAGATCTAATGGTCTGTTTAAAATGGAGAAGGGTTTGGATAAAATTATAGACTTGAAAaataagtttggacaaaaaataatATTCGTTTTTATTTGGCTCGGgtttgggcctaaaattttgtattGACCTAGCCCAAACCCGACCCAACCCATGATCAGGTCTAATTGTAATGGTAAAATTAATTGTTTATCATGCATAGTATTTACAGTTCAAATCTCATTatgattaaattgtttatttatttattatatataaagaCAAAAATACCCTATAAAATAACACTTAATTGTACTAAATATAGTTTTTTAGTAATTTCATAGCTGAGTTGGTACCTAATTGGTTCATGATACCAATTCAGTAGAAcacttaaaataaatataaagtatatataatataccccctcacacacatatatgttaatatatatttagtattatACTCTGAAACTATataagatataaataaaatattttaatttaaaataaatgatacAATCAAATCACTTAACTATTAGCATGTTCTTGTTTTGAGCACGAACTACGAAAATTTTCATTATTGTTATTAACATTATCGTTTGTTTATATTTTGGTCACCCTTCATTAAATCATTAGCGAAAATGATGACATAGTTTTTTAATTGGTATAATTACACATTTAGTCCTCAACACTTACATATTGtatcaatttaattctaattctaaATAAATCGACAAATTTAACCTTCCATATTTACAAATTTCATCAATTTGTAAGATGGGAAGGCAAAGACTACATACTTATTCATCTTTAGACCTTTGAATTTAGACACATGTTGAGACTATAAATAATACTTTATAAATCAAACAaggagaagaaagagaatataatAAAGGGATAGAAGAGTAAATTCGATCTTTGAGGGTTTTCCTTGTGGGTGATGAGAATCAAGGGAAAAGAAGAACAAACGATTGCGAATGAAGTACGAAAGCTGTTTGTGGCGCAAACTAGGTGACGACAAAGGGCAATAGAGAAGGCGCTCATAGCAACAATGGCACTGAAAAAGGATAACAACGGCAACAATGAGAACAAGAATAAGAAACGATGAGCATAGGGGGTCAATAAGAAGTTAGCTGTCATGGTGGGTAGTGAAGCAACAAATAGGGAGGAGGAGAATAGAACCAAATTggtaaaaattgtaaatatgaaagattaaattggttgaattatttagaattatgattaaattaatagaatgtgTTAAGTGTTAAGAATTAAAGCGTgtaattatatcaattaaaaaattacgtcattatttttattaattcttaatagaagatgaccaaaataaaacaaatgataACATAttagtgatgaaaatgaaaatttttatagtttaaCGACTAAAATATAGATATactaataattaagtgactaattATACTATTTACAGATAATTTTAAAAGTGAATTTGGTAATGTTCCTTAATACACAAGCTAAAATTTGCCGAATTTTGGGTACCCTACCCTAATCTGGAGATAGGGTTGGGAGTTGGGTTATGGAGATAGAAAGGCAACACATTAATGTCCACAACTAATCAAATGTCAACAAACACTTTGTTAAAGGGTTCAACCACTTTTCCTCCCCCAAAATGTGGACAAACTTTCACTTTCCCAGCCTCAAATAAATATGGCCTTTCAAATGTTGTAATAGTTCCACAAGatttcatggctctcaaagcttCCGTATGCCTTCCGAGAATCaataatatataaatgaaaaaaaatacatCATTCCACTGCTTTTTATATCATTAATCGACAAATTTTCACTTTCGATGATTAAAAAATATCTCCTTAGTTAAAGATTATTCCAAGCTTGAGGAGGTCAGCTTACTGTCGGCAATTAAAAATCCAGGCGGCTCAGCCTGGGCAAGATATGAACTGCCAAGGGTTCCAACTCCGCCGGCCTTTGGACTGTCCAGAATTTGGGTGGCGCCGCCACCACATCGATGACTAGAATCTCCCCATCGCCACAAATAACGCATAATATTCCTCCAGCGGCGGCCATTTGGCATGCCCCTCTAAGATTCTCTACCTCCATTATCACCTCCCAATTATCGCTGTCTTGGTTATACCTCGTGAGTAATCCCTTATCTTCGTCCACAGCATATAGAACTTCCTCATCCATGGCGGCAACGGGTCCTCTCCAACCACCCACCATCCCCTCCGGCATCTGTTCCCATATGTCATTAGTGACGTCGTAAAGAGTCCCTTGTTTAGCCACGTTCACCATACAAAGCTTCTGTCGCCAACCAACGGCGTCGATGGCGTCTGTGCTGAATCTCCCATCTTTCAGTTGTCTCATCTTCTTCCATCTGAAATCATCCATTTCATCCTCCTCCCACAAGTCCCACTTCTCCAAAGATCTCGCCACGTCGGTGGAGAAGTTAGACCCAATCCCACTGGCAACGTAAACGGTTGGACCCGATGCCCCCGCTGCACACCAGCGGCGCGGAGTCGCCATTGGAGGACCCAAACTCCATGAACAAGATAGTGGAGAGAATATGAGGGGGCGAGAAATGGCTGGATTGAAATTGGGGGCAGTTCCTGCTAAAAGAACAAGATTACCCGACACGGAAATGGATTGAACAGGGAGATTCCGGCATAAAAAAGAGGGGTGATGAACAAGAAGACGAAGAGGGTTAGGGGGCGGAGGAACCGTTTCCCACCTAGACGACATCGGATCGAAGCTCAACAACTGGATTTCATTATCTGACGATGAAAAGAATAGAGCGTAGAGAGAGCGGAAAGGAGGGAAAAAGGGACAGTAGATTAAGCGACGCCATGAACGGCAAACGGAGTAAAGCAAAGAAGGGTGAACACGAGAGAGGCAGAGCTCTGCCACGTGGTCCGGCAGGCCTGGTATTAGAGGCTGTTCTTGGAGGTGGCGGTGGTCGTAGTGGGCTATCAGCTTTTGACGTTTGCTGGGGTTGAGGGATTTGCCCATGTATGAATGGTAGAGCTTGAAAGCAAGGGGAAGCAATTGGGTACAGATTTGGGAACTTAAAATGGGAggggttttattattattactcattacattattattatccTGTTGGGGAAgtctctttttatttttagtttttattttaatattctaatcCTAGAAACATTAAGATAAGAGTCATCAATCGGGAAGTTGTCAATTTGTCGTTTTATATTCCTCATTGTCCACctctaataaattttaaaagttgggTTTTGGCCATTTGGGCTTTTTCCTTTTTATGTTTGAAAGGtgacataattttaaattttattaattacatcattaaaacaatatatatttttatgtttagttggattgatataaaattattattaatataaaaggtATATGAATTGAGTAGATTAAAAcgtatatttttcttatttatgcCTATGAGAATATTAATACAATTTATGAGTTTAAAAGAAATTCACCTAtcaattacatatatattttataaaaattcagcACAAACTTTTGTAATGGACCATCTATTTAAATCTTAGCTTTTAAACTTTCTTGACTTGTAAACTTGACAACATCAACTACATAGGTAGGTTTTTCTCTTTAACTTTTGGTTCACTCTTGGGGTATCACGTGGGAATATAAAGACATactaaaattaacaaatataaaGCATTTACCCAACTGATAATTAAACTATATATATCCACTTATcctatttcaatttttaattttaatattgtcatcattgaaaaattaatatattattttaattaatgtcaACTCTTATAATTtgttttttatgtatatttttatatcacgtttttatttctcttttatttataaatcaAGTTTCATGAAATAATCTTTAACCATTAATGATGGTGAAGATGAAGCTTGACAAATGAATTTAGGTGAAATCGTTTTGACATTTACGTATAAAAATTGTTTAGCTGATTGTTTTTGACAATTAATATTACAATTTATTCGCGAGTGTTCGATATCATATCAATAGTGTGACAATAAAAACTTTAAACAAAACGCTTTATTATTCAATATTACCATATGAGGAGAGGATTGTTGACGGTAAATCATGAACCTTTAGCAACCACTTATTATTGATACATAGGTTAGAAGTGGGGCAAGATGCAATGCTAATCCCTCTTTATTTTGCCTATTTTTGGTTGCAAATACATGAACCACTAAGCggccccatgtttgaggctatgGAAACGCAAGTCGACAACTTCGTAGGTGCTTCTGTAGGATATGATGCAAAATCAGTGTCTAATGACTTTAAAGGTTATACGAGGGTCATAGTATGGTTGGATGTGAGAAATTCTTTAAAGCAGGAAAAGAATATTGTTGTTACAAAATAATCATGTTTATGCTTGCTTTAATTATGAACGTCTTACACTATTTTGTTTTTTATGTGAACATCTTATCTACTTGAAAAACATTTGTCCGATTCGAGCAATTCCTACAATTAATGGGAAAAAGGAATTGCCGATGAATTAGGGAATTAAATTATTAAACCGAAGGTTGTTGATCAGCGTTCAACTTCCACGACTAGCCATTGGCTCAGGGAAGGAAGTGAGTTTGCGATTTCACAATTGAAGGGGATAAGGATGGAAGGTGAGGATGTTCAAAGGATACTGTTGAATTTGCATTTTGTTAACCAAATTAGAGCTATTCTTTGCGTTAATTTGGAAGGAAATTCAAATAAAGAAGGTTGGCAACATAGGCTAAAGTAGTGGGTTGATGGACTCAGGAGAGGGCAAAGAGAATGAGGAGTGGTCGATTGAGATAGTAGACAGTAAGAAGAGGCCTGTAACAGTTTTTTCTCTACTTCTAAAGTTTGTGCATGTTAGTAAGGTGAAATTGGTTTGATGGAAGTGCCAGTTTTTGCATGTTACTGAGCTTAGTGTTAGTGATACTTGTGGTGGGTGATCAATGATCTAGAGACAAAATTGTGTTGTTGATTTATGAAGCTTTCAGCTAGCCACATCCACGTTGATGTTCTAGATGGAAATAGATGGCGACTAGCGGAATTTTATGGCAATCTTGAAAAAAGAAGATGACATAATCGAAATGAACAAAATTGAAAATGTGGTTTAGGTATGAGATTGGTTATAGTATCCACCAATTGCATTTGCGTTGGTAAGACAGTATTTGTTGTATGTAATGTAAACTTGTACTAATGATTTTAAAGGATAAAACATCGTTAATCAACATGTGGTGGCTTTAATTTTGGAATTGATTGGAAGATTCTCTTTATAGGCGATGTGTTTATTTATGAttagcataaaaataataataacgatgatattacatattataaaaataagataaaaaaattaaaacattccCTAAAAAATAAATGTCTATCAAAAAAATCCTAAAATATAAAGTAGTGGATCACTTTAATTTTAGATTTGGGTTTTAATTGGATAGAGGACATATGACTAAGTGAAAATGATTGAAACAATTGAAATGATGTATGGTTTTGATTTGAATGATGCAAatgtaaaaagaagaagaagcaggGGCGTAGTTAAGGGGGGTTGCATGGGCCTCGACccccttaaaatgtaaaattacattttaagcccttaaatttttttaaaaattttaaattagtaaaggtaaaattatactttggcccccctaaaattataaaaatttaatttaatcttttacaaattataaagatataaactataaaaaattaaaatttcttacATCCctctaaaaaaaattttttgggttcacgcttgagaagaagaagaagaagttggAATAAATAATGGCTAACTGCTTATGCTATTGAATAATGCAGTGCAATGATCCACAGGAATGCCATTTGGCAAATGATGAAGATGCATATGCATACAATGACGGgatgtataataatagttataataataatttatatcaaAATAGCTTACAAAGGCCGATCACAGCCGGTGGCCCACTATAAACTGGATCCAGCCTAATGCTAAGACAGACAATATTACAGTAatcgaaaagagaaaaaaaagtaaaaattctCGAACAAAGAATAGAACCGCCAACAAAAATAAATTTCCAGTGTGCTCTTGCAATTTCAAGCTTTAGAGGTAGAAAAGAGATATTTGGAAATTCTATTTCACcctttaattttatgaaattattattttagttttttacttaattttagttttttttttaaatttgtattatttatcaaatcgttcaaaatgaataaaattaatgtttattaattttACTGACGTGACATTCACGGAGTAATCTACGTGTATGTCATGTTAACAAataattaatcttttaaaaattaaaaaatatatttgaaaattaaaaaataattaattattaatatgaCATTCACATGACAATCcaagtaaatattaataaacattaattttcATTCACTTTGAGGTAATTTGACAAACAACACAAGTTTAAAGGTTAATAGaagagaaaaattaaataaaaaccaaaatattttttttgtaaaaattagaAAACTAAATAAATCATcatatcttttaaaataaaatttattttgttcaacccacaatattatttaaaaataataaaatataatttatataaatgtttatatgtattgtaattaaatttaaataaaatatttaaaaaaaatcaaattgttTAAATGTAGATCAATGCACAATAATTCGATACCAGATCTGATCTGGTCAACTTATGATAATTCAAATTAGCGTGTTAAacttagaaaaatatttgtaaacCCTTAGAGAGTAGGGCACAATATTTCCAACATTTTGTatacataaatataaaaataatggtTCAATCGTTTTAGAGATCCCATGGTTTGTGAGCCCCTTATTTTAGGATTTATATGCCTTTATTGGTTTTTTGCGGAGATCGTGCCCTCACTTTCTCATGTCCATGGGCTTCGCCGCGTTGGGTTCCTACATAACTCCTTTTTGCTTCCTCTCATTAATCAGGCGCAtctcttttattattaaaaataggttaaaatatggaaatagtccttatatttttgaaactatggaatttagtctttatatttatatttttagattttaaatttaggtctaactattaatatttttattttattttgttaagtttaggttaattatatcatatttttaattacaCGACTATTAAGTGGatagttttttaattttaaaatatcattgcaacaaatttaataaaaaataacactgttaataattaaatttaaattttaaaatctgaaagCGAAAAGATTAAATTCTTAGAATTTAAAAAGTATACGAAACATTttatgtttaaaaaataaatagatatctataataataattcaactaaaagatgATTCCAAATTACAATCTTATAGGAATTAAATTAAGGATGAGGAAATGGATGAAGCAATACGTATCTTCATAATTAACTCAAaagttattatatattattattttatttaatcctatttttaccaaatttatacTATGGATGGAATGATGTCGGTTTTATCTTATTTCAGACAAGACCACAATGTCAATGCCAATgaattatcaaatcaaaagtcAAAAGTTAGCTTCATGTATGGAACCGGAATTATAATTTATTTGGATAGCggatattttctttcttttttaatataGTAATAAATTAATGTGGGTTTTCGCAGTTGATTTTGGTAAGCTTCCCACAGCAAAAAGAGAACCTTTAGTTTATAAATAACCATGTTCCCTTTCCTTCATTTTCTCCTTTAGTAAGCTAACACGCCATTAGAAAACAGCGATTGTTTTATCTTTTTGATGGGTGGGAAAATGGAGTTAGAGCAACCCGTGGTTATAGAAACAAGTGAAGCAGTCACTAAAGTGAAGCCTGCAAATGATCATAGTAAGAATATGTCGTCGTCACCATCAGCATCAGCATGGTCCCATGTTTCAAGCAGATTGTGCCATGGCTCGGAATCATTCAGGAACCTAGAGATGGGGGTACCTAAAGTTAACTCAAATGACAAGAAGCTGTCATGGTTACGATCCCAAATCATTGGTGGCGATGCCGAGTTTGAATCTCCTTTTGGAACCAGGAAACTCACTTACGCTGATAACACTGCATCGGGTCGTTGTCTTCACTATATCGAAAATTTCATCATTAACAATGTTCTTCCCTTTTACGGTAATAAAGAGATCTCTccagtttttgtttttttttttttagtgatttGATGATAAGTGATGGAAGCTTTTGTCGTGTGTTTTTAGGCAATATCCATACGTGTGACAGCTATGTGGGGCAAAGGACGACTAAAATGGTGCATGAAGCATCGAACTACATAAAAAGATGCATGGGAGGCGGCGAAGATGATGCAATCCTGTTTTGTGGGTCAGGAACTACGGCGGCCATTAAGAAGCTACAAGAAGTTATGGGCATTACAGTGCCATCAATTATGAGGGACAAAGTAATAAAGTGCTTAAGCAATGAGGAGAGATTGGTGGttttcgttgggccatatgaacACCACTCCAACTTGCTCTCATGGCGTCAAAGCCTTGCTGAAGTTGTGGAGATTGGTTTAAACGAGGATGGGTTGATCGATATTGAATCACTAAAACAACAGCTCGAGTTGTTTAAATACAGGAATAGGCCTTTGCTTGGTACCTTTTCAGCTTGCAGTAATGTCACTGGGATTCAATCAAATACACGAGAGATTGCTAAACTTATGCACCAATATGGAGGTTTTGTTTGCTTTGATTTTGCCGCAAGGTGACTACAACTCgccattaatttttataaattaatcaattgaattaaattttgaatatttggtTATTTATGAATAGTGGTCcatacgtggcaatggatatgAAGTCGGGGGAGATTGATGGATATGATGGTATGTTCCTAGGCCCACATAAGTTTATAGGTGGACCTGGATCACCAGGCATCCTTTTAAT
This is a stretch of genomic DNA from Gossypium arboreum isolate Shixiya-1 chromosome 11, ASM2569848v2, whole genome shotgun sequence. It encodes these proteins:
- the LOC108472650 gene encoding F-box/kelch-repeat protein SKIP25-like — encoded protein: MSNNNKTPPILSSQICTQLLPLAFKLYHSYMGKSLNPSKRQKLIAHYDHRHLQEQPLIPGLPDHVAELCLSRVHPSLLYSVCRSWRRLIYCPFFPPFRSLYALFFSSSDNEIQLLSFDPMSSRWETVPPPPNPLRLLVHHPSFLCRNLPVQSISVSGNLVLLAGTAPNFNPAISRPLIFSPLSCSWSLGPPMATPRRWCAAGASGPTVYVASGIGSNFSTDVARSLEKWDLWEEDEMDDFRWKKMRQLKDGRFSTDAIDAVGWRQKLCMVNVAKQGTLYDVTNDIWEQMPEGMVGGWRGPVAAMDEEVLYAVDEDKGLLTRYNQDSDNWEVIMEVENLRGACQMAAAGGILCVICGDGEILVIDVVAAPPKFWTVQRPAELEPLAVHILPRLSRLDF
- the LOC108472482 gene encoding uncharacterized protein LOC108472482 — its product is MGGKMELEQPVVIETSEAVTKVKPANDHSKNMSSSPSASAWSHVSSRLCHGSESFRNLEMGVPKVNSNDKKLSWLRSQIIGGDAEFESPFGTRKLTYADNTASGRCLHYIENFIINNVLPFYGNIHTCDSYVGQRTTKMVHEASNYIKRCMGGGEDDAILFCGSGTTAAIKKLQEVMGITVPSIMRDKVIKCLSNEERLVVFVGPYEHHSNLLSWRQSLAEVVEIGLNEDGLIDIESLKQQLELFKYRNRPLLGTFSACSNVTGIQSNTREIAKLMHQYGGFVCFDFAASGPYVAMDMKSGEIDGYDGMFLGPHKFIGGPGSPGILLMSKALYQLGNSPPSTCGGGTVDYVNGFDEKDTLYLSDIEERENGGTPQIIQMIRAALAFWVKEYIGYQVIAKQEKSYIQQALNRLLPNQNIKVLGNTSSHTKRQAILSFLIYSTTNSAPISNQEDELFMWGETGNKRDKPLHGPFVATLLNDLFGIQARGGCACAGPYGHCLLGIDQTQSLAIREAIKKGYVGAKPGYTRVGFPYYMSNEEFEYIVAALEFVALYGQRFLPLYHFDLRTGNWTFKNKALIKDTCDDGIPVLDLATAFQAINTDRERDKIDARKKDNSSIVLKYASYLESAKRIAALLPKFPSQRRFHEDFDVELYFRV